Proteins encoded by one window of Streptomyces sp. NBC_01477:
- a CDS encoding allantoate amidohydrolase, which translates to MWRELAAIGRHAGSGGYRRYAWTPADADCREWFREQAAARGLAYETDRNGNQWAWLGDPAAGDAVVTGSHLDSVPDGGAFDGPLGVVSSFAALDEIRNRGARPRRPLAVVNFVDEEGARFGLACVGSRLTAGRLAPQDARELTDADGVSLAQAMEKAGQDPAAIGPDEERLARVGAFVELHVEQGRALDLQDRPVGVASAIWPHGRWRFDFRGEANHAGTTRLDDRHDPMLTYANTVLAARKKARLAGALATFGKVAVEPNGVNAIASLVRGWLDSRAADEDTLAEVVAAIEQAARERGARDGVEVSVVRESFTPVVEFAHELRDRLAALLGAGARVPVLPTGAGHDAGILSSAVPTAMLFVRNPTGVSHSPAESAAEDDCAAGVSALADVLEGLACR; encoded by the coding sequence ATGTGGCGGGAGCTGGCCGCGATCGGCCGGCACGCCGGGTCCGGCGGTTACCGCCGCTACGCGTGGACGCCGGCCGACGCGGACTGCCGGGAGTGGTTCCGCGAGCAGGCCGCGGCCCGCGGGCTGGCGTACGAGACCGACCGCAACGGCAACCAGTGGGCCTGGCTCGGCGATCCCGCGGCGGGCGACGCGGTGGTCACCGGCTCCCATCTGGACTCCGTCCCCGACGGCGGCGCCTTCGACGGGCCGCTCGGCGTCGTCTCCTCCTTCGCCGCCCTCGACGAGATCCGCAACCGCGGCGCCCGGCCGCGCAGGCCGCTCGCGGTCGTCAACTTTGTGGACGAGGAGGGCGCCCGCTTCGGCCTGGCCTGTGTCGGGTCCCGGCTGACCGCCGGCCGGCTGGCCCCCCAGGACGCCAGGGAGCTGACCGACGCCGACGGGGTGAGCCTCGCGCAGGCCATGGAGAAGGCCGGGCAGGACCCGGCCGCGATCGGCCCCGACGAGGAACGGCTGGCCCGCGTCGGCGCCTTCGTGGAGCTGCACGTCGAGCAGGGCCGCGCCCTGGACCTCCAGGACCGGCCGGTGGGCGTCGCCTCGGCGATCTGGCCGCACGGCCGCTGGCGCTTCGACTTCCGCGGCGAGGCCAACCACGCGGGCACCACCCGGCTCGACGACCGCCACGACCCGATGCTGACGTACGCCAACACGGTGCTGGCTGCCAGGAAGAAGGCCCGGCTGGCCGGCGCGCTCGCCACCTTCGGCAAGGTCGCGGTGGAGCCCAACGGCGTCAACGCCATCGCCTCGCTGGTCCGTGGCTGGCTGGATTCGCGGGCCGCGGACGAGGACACCCTCGCCGAGGTCGTGGCCGCGATCGAGCAGGCGGCCAGGGAGCGCGGCGCCCGGGACGGCGTCGAGGTGAGCGTCGTGCGCGAGTCGTTCACCCCGGTGGTGGAGTTCGCCCATGAGCTGCGTGATCGCCTTGCTGCCCTGCTCGGAGCGGGTGCGCGGGTACCCGTTCTGCCGACAGGCGCGGGACACGACGCCGGAATCCTCTCCTCGGCCGTCCCGACCGCCATGCTGTTCGTACGCAACCCCACCGGCGTCTCGCACTCCCCGGCAGAAAGCGCGGCCGAGGACGACTGTGCCGCCGGAGTGTCCGCGCTCGCCGACGTATTGGAAGGTCTCGCGTGCAGGTGA
- a CDS encoding formimidoylglutamate deiminase: MQVTYWLEHAWLGTHAEPGIALTVADDRIAEVRTGVERPPAGAAVLRGLTLPGLANAHSHAFHRALRGSAQIGAGAAQGGGERAGAALSAPTSFWSWRDVMYDVARVLDPDSYFTLARAVYAEMALAGITCVGEFHYLHHQGDGTPYDNPNAMGEALIAAAGEAGIRITLLDTAYLHGGFTRTSYRPLEGPQLRFGDGTADRWYDRWSQLKGEGHAKIGAAVHSVRAFSDRDGYRLLAERTAEVPTHIHLSEQTAENDACLALHGRSPTRLLADSGFWRRNTTAVHATHLTAGDIALLGGAGSTVCMCPTTERDLADGIGPAPQLRRAGCPMSLGSDSHAVIDMFEEARAVELNERLRARTRGHWTAAQLLRAATEDGHASLGWPDAGRLEAGALADFTTVALDSVRTAGPPPRLAGETAVFAATAADVRHTVVGGRQIVRDGQHQLVQDVPAALAAAIGAIRD, translated from the coding sequence GTGCAGGTGACGTACTGGCTGGAACACGCCTGGCTCGGCACACACGCCGAACCGGGCATCGCCCTGACCGTGGCCGACGACCGGATCGCCGAGGTCCGCACCGGGGTCGAACGCCCGCCCGCCGGCGCGGCCGTGCTGCGCGGCCTGACCCTGCCGGGCCTGGCCAACGCCCACAGCCACGCCTTCCACCGGGCGCTGCGCGGCAGCGCGCAGATCGGCGCGGGGGCGGCGCAGGGCGGCGGCGAACGGGCCGGCGCCGCGCTGTCGGCGCCGACGTCCTTCTGGAGCTGGCGCGACGTCATGTACGACGTCGCACGGGTGCTCGACCCGGACAGCTACTTCACCCTCGCCCGTGCCGTCTACGCCGAGATGGCGCTGGCCGGCATCACCTGCGTCGGCGAATTCCACTATCTGCACCACCAGGGCGACGGCACGCCCTACGACAACCCCAACGCCATGGGCGAGGCGCTGATCGCCGCCGCGGGCGAGGCGGGCATCCGGATCACCCTGCTGGACACCGCCTATCTGCACGGCGGTTTCACCCGCACCTCCTACCGCCCGCTGGAGGGGCCGCAGCTGCGCTTCGGCGACGGCACCGCCGACCGCTGGTACGACCGGTGGTCGCAGCTCAAGGGCGAAGGGCACGCGAAGATCGGCGCCGCCGTCCACTCGGTGCGGGCCTTCTCCGACCGCGACGGCTACCGGCTCCTCGCCGAGCGCACCGCCGAAGTGCCCACCCACATCCACCTGTCGGAGCAGACCGCCGAGAACGACGCCTGCCTCGCGCTGCACGGCCGCAGCCCGACCCGGCTGCTGGCCGACTCCGGCTTCTGGCGGCGCAATACGACCGCCGTGCACGCCACCCACCTCACCGCGGGCGACATCGCGCTGCTCGGCGGCGCGGGCAGCACCGTGTGCATGTGCCCCACCACCGAGCGGGACCTGGCCGACGGCATCGGCCCGGCACCGCAACTGCGGCGCGCCGGCTGCCCGATGAGCCTGGGCAGCGACAGCCACGCGGTCATCGACATGTTCGAGGAGGCGCGGGCGGTGGAGCTGAACGAGCGGCTCCGGGCCAGGACCCGCGGCCACTGGACCGCGGCCCAACTGCTGCGCGCGGCCACCGAGGACGGCCACGCCAGCCTCGGCTGGCCCGACGCGGGACGCCTGGAGGCGGGCGCGCTCGCCGACTTCACCACCGTCGCGCTGGACTCGGTGCGCACCGCGGGGCCGCCGCCCCGGCTGGCCGGCGAGACCGCGGTATTCGCCGCGACGGCGGCCGACGTACGGCACACCGTGGTGGGCGGACGGCAGATCGTCCGCGACGGGCAGCACCAGCTCGTCCAGGACGTACCGGCCGCGCTCGCCGCCGCGATCGGCGCCATCCGCGACTGA
- the hutI gene encoding imidazolonepropionase, translating to MTTTGTATSTVITNIGAVVTNDPSRSTTGGSDPLGLIPGPAAVVVDGDRIAWVGASSKAPATDNRLDAGGRALLPGFVDSHAHLLFAGDRGAEFAARMSGRPYTAGGIRTTVAATRAAADADITATLTRLLAEALGQGTTTQETKSGYGLTTRDEARALEIAARHTDEVTYLGAHVVAPEFADDPAGYVALVTGEMLDACAPHARWVDVFCERGAFDGDQARAVLTAGMSRGLTARVHANQLGHGPGVQLAVELGAASADHCTHLTDADVAALADAAGTTVATLLPGAEFSTRARYPDARRLLDAGATVALSTDCNPGSSFTTSMPFCIAVAVRDMGMTPDEAVRAATYGGARALRRTDIGRIAPGARADLLLLDAPSHVHLAYRPGVPLAAAVWKDGVLRGRGTGSGLLLDEQPAAQP from the coding sequence ATGACGACGACCGGCACGGCGACCAGCACGGTCATCACCAACATCGGCGCTGTGGTCACCAACGATCCCTCCCGTTCCACGACCGGCGGCAGCGACCCCCTCGGGCTGATCCCCGGCCCCGCGGCCGTCGTCGTCGACGGCGACCGCATCGCCTGGGTCGGTGCTTCCAGCAAAGCACCCGCCACCGACAACCGGCTCGACGCCGGCGGGCGGGCGCTGCTGCCCGGTTTCGTGGACTCCCACGCGCACCTGCTCTTCGCCGGCGACCGCGGCGCCGAATTCGCCGCCCGGATGTCCGGCCGGCCCTACACCGCGGGCGGCATCCGCACCACGGTCGCCGCCACGCGCGCCGCCGCCGACGCGGACATCACCGCCACCCTCACCCGTCTCCTGGCCGAGGCGCTCGGGCAGGGCACCACCACCCAGGAGACCAAGTCCGGTTACGGCCTCACCACCCGCGACGAGGCCCGCGCCCTGGAGATCGCCGCCCGGCACACCGACGAGGTCACCTATCTCGGCGCGCATGTCGTCGCCCCCGAATTCGCCGACGACCCGGCCGGATACGTCGCCCTGGTCACCGGCGAGATGCTGGACGCGTGCGCCCCGCACGCCCGCTGGGTCGATGTCTTCTGCGAGCGCGGCGCCTTCGACGGCGACCAGGCCCGTGCCGTCCTCACCGCGGGAATGTCCCGCGGCCTGACCGCGCGGGTGCACGCCAACCAGCTGGGCCACGGCCCCGGTGTGCAGCTCGCCGTCGAACTGGGCGCCGCCTCGGCCGACCACTGCACCCACCTGACCGATGCCGACGTCGCCGCGCTCGCCGACGCCGCAGGCACCACCGTGGCCACGCTGCTGCCCGGCGCGGAATTCTCCACCCGTGCCCGCTACCCCGACGCCCGCCGACTGCTCGACGCCGGAGCCACCGTGGCACTGTCCACCGACTGCAACCCCGGCTCGTCCTTCACCACGTCCATGCCGTTCTGCATCGCGGTGGCGGTGCGCGACATGGGCATGACCCCGGACGAGGCGGTGCGCGCCGCCACCTATGGCGGCGCGCGCGCTCTGCGGCGCACTGACATCGGCCGGATCGCGCCGGGCGCACGCGCCGATCTGCTGCTGCTCGACGCGCCCAGCCACGTCCACCTCGCCTACCGCCCTGGAGTGCCCCTGGCGGCGGCGGTGTGGAAGGACGGTGTGCTGCGCGGACGCGGCACCGGCAGCGGCCTACTCCTCGACGAGCAGCCCGCGGCGCAGCCGTGA
- a CDS encoding RNA polymerase sigma factor SigF, whose translation MAPRLGLDHENHVLEQFEGLEGLPEIPPYDEIGPVDARALSKTLFARLHGLEEGTEEHAYVRNTLVELNLALVKFAASRFRTRSEPMEDIIQVGTIGLIKAIDRFELSRGVEFPTFAMPTIVGEIKRFFRDTSWSVRVPRRLQELRLDLAKAGDELAQQLDRTPTVRELAARLDLPEDEVIEGMAASNAYTASSLDAQPAEDDPEGALADRIGYEAPEIEGVEYIESLKPLIAGLPQRDRAILSLRFVGNLTQAEIGDELGISQMHVSRLLTRTLSRLRRGLLVEE comes from the coding sequence ATGGCACCCCGGCTCGGCCTGGATCACGAGAACCATGTGCTGGAGCAGTTCGAGGGGCTTGAGGGGCTCCCGGAGATTCCCCCGTACGACGAGATCGGACCGGTCGACGCGCGCGCCCTGTCCAAGACCCTCTTCGCCCGCCTGCACGGGCTGGAGGAGGGCACCGAGGAGCACGCGTACGTCCGCAACACCCTGGTCGAGCTGAATCTCGCGCTGGTGAAATTCGCCGCCTCCCGGTTCCGCACCCGCAGCGAGCCGATGGAGGACATCATCCAGGTCGGCACGATCGGCCTGATCAAGGCGATCGACCGGTTCGAGCTGAGCCGGGGGGTCGAATTCCCGACCTTCGCGATGCCGACGATCGTCGGTGAGATCAAGCGCTTCTTCCGCGACACCAGCTGGTCGGTACGGGTCCCGCGGCGGCTCCAGGAGCTGCGCCTGGACCTGGCGAAGGCCGGCGACGAACTGGCCCAGCAACTGGACCGCACGCCGACCGTGCGCGAGCTGGCCGCCCGGCTGGACCTGCCGGAGGACGAGGTCATCGAGGGCATGGCGGCGAGCAACGCCTACACGGCCAGCTCGCTGGACGCCCAGCCCGCCGAGGACGACCCGGAGGGCGCGCTCGCCGACCGGATCGGCTACGAGGCGCCCGAGATCGAGGGCGTCGAATACATCGAGTCGCTCAAACCGCTGATCGCCGGGCTGCCGCAGCGCGACCGGGCCATCCTGTCGCTGCGCTTCGTCGGCAACCTGACGCAGGCCGAGATCGGCGACGAGCTGGGCATCTCGCAGATGCACGTGTCGCGGCTGCTCACCCGGACGCTGTCACGGCTGCGCCGCGGGCTGCTCGTCGAGGAGTAG
- a CDS encoding STAS domain-containing protein has translation MDREAVDTAGLGRLHVEVAHNGHTAVFTPAGELDHHTADLLSEPLGAAVDAGASRLVVDCSQLEFCDSTGLNVLLSARLRAEANGGGVHLAAMQPTVARVLEITGAEAVFTLHDTLDQALQE, from the coding sequence ATGGACCGCGAAGCGGTCGACACCGCCGGCCTCGGCCGGCTTCATGTCGAGGTCGCGCACAATGGCCACACCGCGGTCTTCACTCCGGCGGGTGAGCTTGATCATCACACCGCGGATCTGCTGAGCGAACCGCTCGGCGCCGCCGTGGACGCCGGTGCGAGCCGGCTGGTGGTCGACTGCTCGCAGCTGGAGTTCTGCGACTCGACGGGACTCAACGTCCTGCTGAGCGCGCGGCTGCGGGCCGAGGCGAACGGCGGCGGCGTGCACCTGGCCGCCATGCAGCCGACTGTCGCCCGGGTGCTGGAGATCACCGGCGCCGAGGCGGTCTTCACCCTGCACGACACACTTGACCAGGCACTCCAGGAGTAA
- a CDS encoding ATP-binding protein has product MSTTRPFAADDRGPDAGDGAQQGETEAREPETVRRLQLSGESGIVPRARDFTRQALRDWGWLPAASADRRAAAEDVLLVVSELVTNACLHAGGPEELLLRRDGKSLRLEVVDGGAGEPAPRTPHRAGRPGGHGMFIVQRLCLDWGVVRRTDQPGKTVWAELAAPS; this is encoded by the coding sequence ATGAGCACCACCCGGCCCTTCGCCGCGGATGACCGTGGCCCCGACGCGGGCGACGGCGCCCAGCAGGGCGAGACGGAAGCGCGCGAGCCGGAGACCGTACGGCGGCTCCAGCTCAGCGGCGAAAGCGGCATAGTGCCCCGCGCCCGGGACTTCACCCGTCAGGCGCTGCGGGACTGGGGTTGGCTGCCGGCCGCGTCCGCCGACCGCAGGGCCGCCGCCGAGGACGTCCTGCTGGTGGTGTCCGAGCTGGTCACCAACGCCTGCCTGCACGCCGGAGGCCCCGAGGAACTGCTGCTGCGCCGCGACGGCAAGTCGCTGCGCCTCGAAGTGGTCGACGGCGGCGCCGGCGAGCCCGCCCCGCGCACCCCGCACCGGGCCGGCCGCCCTGGCGGCCACGGCATGTTCATAGTCCAGCGGCTGTGTCTGGACTGGGGCGTCGTCCGCAGAACCGATCAGCCGGGAAAGACCGTCTGGGCCGAACTCGCGGCCCCGTCCTGA
- the pdxR gene encoding MocR-like pyridoxine biosynthesis transcription factor PdxR: MDDPWPTSAAGERRESGVDLHLDLPSGTPHGRRAGLERALREAVRGGRLAPGSRLPSSRRLAAETGLSRGTVKAAYDQLTAEGYLTARQGSGTVVADRPRGPSAPAPGRSSAARPPLHDLRPGSPDVASFPTSAWLRATRRALAAVPSAAYDYGDPRGRPELRAALAEYLGRTRGVVAEPDRIVVVSGYVQGLALLTGVLGGAPGRTGAGPVVGMEDPGLPFHREVVRRAGGRVVPVPVDERGAGADLPRMDAVVVTPAHQYPTGVTLHPARRHALTAWAREAGGVVVEDDYDGEFRYDRQPVGALQGTAPDQVVYVGTASKTLGPALRLGWMVLPPQLVRPVTEAKLYSDYHTGAIGQLTLAELIADHAYDRHVRAARLRYRRRRDLLVARLTGAAGRPGVGVRGVAAGLHALVSLPQDGLDEAEALRRAAAEGLAVGTLGEHWHTAEGTARPAPGRPQGLIVGYGTPGEGGYPAALAALTRVLRA, translated from the coding sequence ATGGACGATCCATGGCCCACTTCCGCCGCCGGAGAGCGCAGGGAATCCGGCGTGGACCTGCATCTCGACCTGCCGTCCGGCACTCCGCACGGGCGCCGCGCGGGCCTTGAGCGGGCGCTGCGCGAGGCCGTGCGCGGCGGGCGGCTCGCCCCGGGCAGCCGGCTGCCGTCCAGCCGCAGGCTGGCCGCGGAGACCGGGCTGTCCCGCGGCACGGTCAAGGCCGCCTACGACCAGCTCACCGCCGAGGGCTACCTGACCGCCCGTCAGGGCTCGGGCACCGTGGTCGCGGACCGCCCGCGGGGGCCGTCGGCGCCCGCGCCCGGCCGTTCCTCCGCCGCCCGGCCGCCGCTGCACGACCTGCGCCCGGGCAGCCCCGATGTGGCGTCCTTCCCCACCTCCGCCTGGCTGCGCGCCACCCGCCGCGCGCTGGCCGCCGTCCCGTCCGCGGCCTACGACTACGGCGACCCGCGCGGCAGGCCGGAGCTGAGGGCGGCGCTGGCCGAATACCTGGGCAGGACCCGGGGGGTGGTCGCGGAGCCGGACCGGATCGTGGTCGTCTCGGGATACGTGCAGGGCCTGGCGCTGCTGACGGGGGTGCTGGGCGGTGCGCCGGGACGTACGGGCGCCGGTCCTGTGGTCGGCATGGAGGACCCGGGGCTGCCCTTCCACCGCGAGGTGGTCCGGCGGGCCGGCGGCCGGGTGGTGCCGGTGCCGGTCGACGAGCGGGGCGCGGGCGCGGACCTGCCGCGGATGGACGCGGTGGTGGTCACCCCCGCCCACCAGTACCCGACCGGCGTCACCCTGCACCCGGCCCGCCGCCACGCGCTCACCGCCTGGGCGCGGGAAGCCGGCGGCGTCGTGGTCGAGGACGACTACGACGGTGAATTCCGCTACGACAGGCAGCCGGTGGGCGCGTTGCAGGGCACCGCGCCCGACCAGGTGGTCTACGTCGGCACCGCGTCGAAGACGCTGGGGCCCGCGCTGCGGCTCGGCTGGATGGTGCTGCCGCCGCAACTGGTGCGGCCGGTTACCGAGGCCAAGCTCTACAGCGACTACCACACCGGGGCCATCGGCCAGTTGACGCTGGCCGAGCTGATCGCCGACCACGCCTACGACCGGCACGTGCGGGCCGCCCGGCTGCGCTACCGGCGCCGCCGGGACCTGCTGGTGGCCCGGCTGACCGGCGCCGCGGGGCGCCCGGGCGTCGGGGTGCGGGGCGTCGCGGCCGGGCTGCACGCGCTGGTGAGCCTGCCGCAGGACGGCCTGGACGAGGCGGAGGCGCTGCGCAGGGCCGCGGCCGAGGGTCTCGCCGTCGGCACCCTGGGCGAGCACTGGCACACCGCGGAGGGCACGGCCCGGCCGGCTCCCGGCCGCCCGCAGGGCCTGATCGTCGGCTACGGCACCCCGGGCGAGGGCGGCTATCCCGCGGCGCTCGCGGCGCTGACGCGGGTGCTGCGGGCATGA
- a CDS encoding carboxymuconolactone decarboxylase family protein, with product MSTETTDTPGAASATAQPVVVPAVRLAVDTLVPHANRAMNALDAAARDVGLEAPLLELVRARASQLNGCAYCVDTHARDAREGGESERRLYALPVWRETPFFTARERAALELTEAATRLTDGQVGDDVFARAAAQFSEKELAELIWAITVINAWNRLGATARPWPLS from the coding sequence ATGAGCACCGAGACCACCGACACCCCCGGCGCCGCGAGCGCCACCGCCCAGCCCGTTGTCGTCCCCGCCGTCCGCCTCGCCGTGGACACCCTCGTCCCGCACGCCAACCGCGCCATGAACGCGCTGGACGCCGCGGCCCGCGACGTCGGCCTCGAAGCGCCGCTGCTCGAACTGGTCCGCGCCCGCGCCTCGCAGCTGAACGGCTGTGCCTATTGCGTCGACACTCACGCGCGGGACGCACGCGAGGGCGGCGAGAGCGAACGCCGCCTCTATGCGCTGCCGGTGTGGCGCGAGACCCCGTTCTTCACCGCCCGCGAGCGGGCGGCGCTGGAACTGACCGAGGCCGCCACCCGGCTCACCGACGGGCAGGTCGGCGACGATGTTTTCGCCCGGGCGGCCGCGCAGTTCAGCGAAAAGGAGCTGGCCGAACTCATCTGGGCGATCACCGTGATCAACGCCTGGAACAGGCTCGGCGCCACGGCGCGCCCGTGGCCGCTGTCCTGA
- a CDS encoding response regulator transcription factor translates to MTRVLLAEDDASISEPLARALRREGYEVEVREDGPTALETALLGAVDLVVLDLGLPGMDGLDVCRRIRTEGHTFPVLVLTARADEVDTVVGLDAGADDYVTKPFRLAELLARVRALLRRGTTEPAQPSTHGVRIDVESHRAWMGDDELQLTAKEFDLLRVLVRDAGRVVTREQLMREVWDTTWWSSTKTLDMHISWLRKKLGDDAANPRYISTVRGVGFRFEKN, encoded by the coding sequence ATGACCCGCGTACTTCTGGCCGAGGACGACGCATCCATCTCGGAACCGCTCGCGCGCGCACTGCGCCGCGAGGGCTACGAGGTCGAGGTGCGCGAGGACGGACCCACCGCGCTGGAGACGGCGTTGCTCGGTGCCGTCGACCTGGTGGTGCTCGACCTGGGCCTGCCCGGGATGGACGGCCTCGACGTATGTCGGCGGATCCGCACCGAGGGCCACACCTTCCCTGTGCTGGTGCTGACCGCCCGCGCCGACGAGGTCGACACGGTCGTCGGCCTGGACGCCGGGGCGGACGACTACGTGACCAAGCCCTTCCGGCTGGCCGAACTGCTGGCCAGGGTGCGCGCCCTGCTGCGGCGCGGCACCACCGAGCCCGCGCAGCCGTCCACCCACGGGGTGCGGATCGACGTCGAGTCGCACCGCGCCTGGATGGGCGACGACGAACTCCAGCTCACCGCAAAGGAGTTCGACCTGCTCCGGGTGCTGGTACGGGACGCGGGCCGGGTCGTCACCCGCGAGCAGCTGATGCGCGAGGTGTGGGACACCACCTGGTGGTCGTCCACCAAGACGCTGGACATGCACATCTCCTGGCTGCGCAAGAAGCTCGGCGACGACGCGGCCAATCCGCGGTACATCTCCACGGTTCGCGGGGTCGGTTTCCGGTTCGAGAAGAACTGA
- a CDS encoding ATP-binding protein, whose translation MRRRLISSTLAVVLVVIAVFGLSLIIVETRTIESSARDGVESEAVRLVGIVENRILAGESVDAKGLDRQIAADRYAVVRVPDRPLVTLGNRPRGKAITSTQRGDHGESVTVEQPRSTVSEEIGRNLLVILAVALLAVLAAVGLAVRQAKRLASPLSDLAATAERLGSGDPRPRHRRYGVPELDRIADVLDSSAERIGRMLTAERRLASDASHQLRTPLTALSMRLEEIVATDDQETVKEEATIALGQVERLTDVVQRLLTNARDPRTGSAVYFDLDEVIKQQVEEWRPAYQNEGRSIVRSGTPALRAVGTPGAVAQVLATLIENSLMHGSGTVGLRTRVTGNQAVVEVTDEGRGVPSDLGARVFERTVSGRNSTGLGLALARDLAEADGGRLELLQQHPPVFALFLAREMQPPSPREDIVS comes from the coding sequence GTGCGCCGTCGTCTGATCTCCTCCACGCTGGCCGTGGTGCTCGTCGTCATCGCCGTCTTCGGGCTGTCCCTGATCATCGTGGAGACCAGGACCATCGAGAGCAGCGCGCGCGACGGCGTCGAGTCCGAGGCCGTACGGCTGGTCGGGATCGTGGAGAACCGCATCCTGGCGGGGGAGAGCGTCGACGCCAAGGGCCTGGACCGGCAGATCGCCGCCGACCGCTACGCGGTGGTGCGGGTGCCGGACCGCCCCCTGGTGACCCTCGGGAACCGCCCCAGGGGCAAGGCCATCACCTCCACCCAGCGCGGCGACCACGGCGAGTCCGTCACCGTGGAGCAGCCGCGCTCCACGGTCAGCGAGGAGATCGGCCGCAATCTGCTGGTGATCCTGGCCGTCGCGCTGCTCGCCGTCCTGGCCGCGGTCGGCCTCGCCGTACGCCAGGCCAAGCGGCTGGCCAGCCCGCTCAGCGACCTCGCCGCGACCGCCGAACGCCTCGGCTCCGGCGACCCGCGGCCCCGGCACCGCCGCTACGGCGTCCCCGAACTGGACCGGATCGCCGATGTCCTGGACTCCAGCGCCGAGCGCATCGGGCGGATGCTCACCGCCGAGCGCAGGCTCGCCTCCGACGCCTCGCACCAGCTGCGCACCCCGCTGACCGCGCTGTCGATGCGGCTGGAGGAGATCGTGGCCACCGACGACCAGGAGACGGTCAAGGAGGAGGCGACGATCGCGCTCGGCCAGGTGGAGCGGCTGACCGACGTGGTGCAGCGGCTGCTGACCAACGCGCGCGACCCACGGACCGGCTCCGCGGTCTACTTCGACCTCGACGAGGTGATCAAGCAGCAGGTCGAGGAATGGCGCCCGGCGTATCAGAACGAGGGCAGGTCCATCGTCCGCTCCGGCACCCCCGCACTGCGGGCGGTCGGTACGCCGGGCGCGGTCGCGCAGGTGCTGGCCACCCTGATCGAGAACTCGCTGATGCACGGCTCGGGCACGGTCGGGCTGCGGACCCGGGTGACCGGGAACCAGGCGGTGGTCGAGGTCACCGACGAGGGCCGGGGGGTGCCGTCCGACCTGGGGGCGCGGGTCTTCGAGCGCACGGTCAGCGGCCGCAATTCCACCGGGCTCGGCCTCGCGCTCGCCCGCGATCTCGCCGAGGCGGACGGCGGACGGCTCGAACTGCTCCAGCAGCACCCGCCGGTCTTCGCGCTCTTCCTGGCCCGGGAGATGCAGCCGCCGTCGCCGCGCGAGGACATCGTGAGCTGA
- a CDS encoding GtrA family protein — protein MTGFHALRVKLSLMYREIAKFGAVGGAGVLVNIGVFNLVRHNTGLQTVRASVLATLVSIAFNYVGFRYFTYRDRDRAGRTKELGLFLFFSCIGMVIENGVLFVATYGFHWDSQLQSNVFKFLGIGVATLFRFWSYRTWVFRRLPARDAVEQAESFLTAGGTADGAADQAAGGVRRKPKKADANGVNLNG, from the coding sequence ATGACCGGATTCCACGCCCTGCGCGTCAAGCTGAGTCTGATGTACCGCGAGATCGCGAAATTCGGCGCGGTGGGCGGCGCCGGCGTCCTGGTCAACATCGGGGTGTTCAACCTGGTCCGGCACAACACCGGGCTGCAGACCGTGCGCGCCAGCGTCCTGGCGACGCTGGTGTCGATCGCGTTCAACTACGTCGGATTCCGCTACTTCACCTACCGGGACCGGGACCGGGCGGGCCGCACCAAGGAGCTGGGGCTCTTCCTGTTCTTCAGCTGCATCGGCATGGTGATCGAGAACGGCGTGCTGTTCGTGGCGACGTACGGCTTCCACTGGGACAGCCAGCTGCAGAGCAACGTGTTCAAATTCCTCGGTATCGGTGTCGCGACGCTCTTCCGCTTCTGGTCGTACCGCACCTGGGTATTCCGGCGGCTCCCCGCGCGGGACGCGGTGGAGCAGGCCGAGTCGTTCCTGACGGCGGGCGGGACCGCGGACGGCGCCGCCGATCAGGCGGCGGGCGGGGTCCGTCGGAAGCCGAAGAAGGCCGACGCCAACGGCGTCAACCTCAACGGCTGA